Proteins encoded together in one Elusimicrobiaceae bacterium window:
- a CDS encoding metal-sensitive transcriptional regulator yields the protein MENKHLCHKAELPRLNRVIGQLEGIKKMIDEQRYCPEILIQLKAVRSAIISVEKNILSTHLEKCVADSFDNKNAAQEKIAEIKELFNKLQH from the coding sequence ATGGAAAACAAACACCTTTGCCATAAGGCCGAACTTCCCCGCTTAAACAGAGTGATCGGACAGCTGGAAGGTATTAAAAAAATGATAGATGAGCAGCGGTATTGTCCCGAAATCCTGATTCAATTAAAAGCGGTACGCTCGGCAATTATATCCGTAGAAAAAAATATTTTATCTACCCACTTGGAAAAATGTGTGGCGGATTCTTTTGACAATAAAAATGCTGCCCAAGAAAAAATTGCCGAGATTAAAGAACTTTTTAACAAGTTGCAACATTAA